A genomic window from Ignavibacteria bacterium includes:
- a CDS encoding PDZ domain-containing protein — MNRTRNAVFFLLISIFSLNLTFAQEGQERSSKTFARIDLTQATGDHKLKVEVEPPAITSGSIRYYMPKIVPGTYAINNFGRFVHDLRAYDENGIELTVSRIDTNTWEISQAEKLKKISYWVEDTYHSSSKPVVFEPTGTCIDSGKVFMLNNFTLIGYFEGFKDNPYTISYTKPAGFYGATSMPLESSNFSADVYNPKNYFELHDNPIMYSIPDTASLMVNNTQILLSLYSPNKKVNASYLVEHTKELFEAQGEYLGGELPAKKYSILVYLFEGTSLSGSAGALEHFSSTTFTYPEVTGEEFLQPFRDVVAHEFFHIITPLGIHSEEIGNFDFINPVMSRHLWLYEGSTEYYAVHSQVKHGVITPDEFFKKIQQKLYISTLYLNDTLPFTELSKGALDKYKSQYFNVYQKGALINMCLDLYLLKLSGGKYGLQQLKADLGEKFGPDRAFKDPELFDIITEMTYPEIREFFSKYVEGSSKLPYKQFLNYAGYDYYDEYEIEVPAIIGAALQLSEDGSVEVVEVNQFGKELKLKEGDRIISINGIEVNGHNFQDVAGEIENKLKTGDKVTLVVDRKNKGSNFIRKKLSANTYTVKRKERFVIMPAKNPSPEQLMLRKAWINQ; from the coding sequence ATGAACAGAACCCGAAATGCTGTCTTTTTTCTTTTAATTTCAATTTTTTCTTTAAATCTTACTTTTGCGCAGGAGGGGCAGGAAAGATCATCGAAAACCTTTGCAAGGATAGATCTTACACAGGCAACCGGTGACCATAAGCTCAAGGTAGAAGTAGAACCACCTGCAATAACATCAGGGAGCATAAGGTATTATATGCCTAAGATTGTACCGGGTACTTATGCCATCAACAATTTCGGAAGATTTGTTCATGACCTGAGAGCATATGATGAAAATGGTATTGAGTTAACTGTTTCAAGAATAGATACCAATACATGGGAAATTTCTCAGGCAGAGAAGTTAAAAAAAATATCATATTGGGTTGAAGATACTTATCATTCTTCAAGCAAGCCGGTAGTTTTTGAACCAACAGGAACCTGTATAGATTCAGGCAAAGTTTTCATGCTGAATAATTTTACGCTGATAGGTTATTTTGAAGGATTCAAAGATAATCCATACACAATTTCATATACTAAACCTGCAGGCTTTTATGGAGCAACTTCTATGCCGCTGGAAAGTTCAAATTTTTCTGCGGATGTATATAATCCAAAAAATTACTTTGAGCTTCATGATAACCCGATAATGTATTCAATCCCGGATACTGCATCGCTTATGGTAAATAATACACAAATACTGCTTTCGCTTTATTCACCGAATAAAAAAGTCAACGCATCATACCTGGTTGAACATACAAAAGAACTTTTTGAAGCACAGGGTGAATATCTTGGTGGTGAGCTGCCTGCAAAGAAATATTCCATTCTTGTATATTTATTTGAAGGAACCTCCTTATCCGGCTCCGCCGGTGCGCTGGAACATTTCAGCTCAACCACATTTACTTACCCTGAAGTAACCGGAGAAGAATTTCTGCAGCCTTTCAGGGATGTTGTAGCACATGAATTCTTTCATATTATTACTCCGCTGGGAATTCATTCGGAAGAAATTGGCAATTTCGATTTTATTAATCCCGTAATGAGCAGGCACTTATGGCTGTATGAAGGTTCAACGGAATATTACGCTGTCCATTCACAGGTGAAACACGGTGTAATTACCCCGGATGAATTTTTCAAGAAAATTCAGCAGAAACTATATATATCAACTTTATATTTAAATGATACACTTCCGTTCACGGAATTAAGCAAAGGAGCTTTGGATAAATATAAATCACAATATTTTAATGTTTATCAAAAAGGCGCTTTAATAAATATGTGTCTTGATCTTTACCTGCTGAAGTTATCTGGAGGGAAATACGGCTTACAGCAGTTAAAAGCAGATCTTGGGGAAAAATTCGGACCAGATAGGGCTTTCAAAGATCCTGAGCTGTTTGATATAATTACAGAAATGACATATCCTGAAATCAGAGAATTTTTCAGTAAGTATGTGGAAGGTTCAAGTAAGCTTCCCTATAAACAGTTTTTAAATTATGCCGGGTATGATTATTACGATGAATACGAAATTGAAGTACCGGCAATAATAGGAGCTGCGCTGCAATTGAGTGAAGATGGTTCTGTTGAAGTAGTGGAAGTGAATCAATTCGGAAAAGAGCTGAAATTAAAAGAAGGAGACAGGATAATTTCCATTAATGGTATAGAAGTTAACGGCCATAACTTTCAGGATGTTGCCGGTGAAATTGAAAATAAACTTAAAACCGGTGATAAAGTAACATTGGTTGTTGACAGGAAAAACAAAGGCAGCAATTTCATAAGGAAAAAACTTTCTGCAAATACATATACGGTAAAAAGAAAAGAACGTTTTGTTATTATGCCGGCAAAAAACCCTTCACCTGAACAACTGATGCTCAGAAAAGCATGGATCAATCAATAA
- a CDS encoding AAA family ATPase: protein MAQNTENTGSKFKFKSLKVHNTNDWILGNRKKYRQVFNARVTKYIYVELAVFNLLFTKEDWNITVNFKAYDQANKLLCDNKVEHRVDKDTDTAYIRYSWGKPEPGAYWKKDNYRWEAWVDGVLLSTAYFYTIDEGEVTDEGNPYFNLTSIKLYESPFETVPFGERKYLKTFNYKTTRYMWVEIEGDNLQFNKVPWMGEFIIRIRDSAGDYAAEIFDLYNYNNNISKVRFMRGWGSKEPGSWYEGTYVVEVIFLEKVIGAVNVNFGTEEEIDPDAGTFYLPGEGMPSLSKKSTGAPEKELTEAEIMKEINEMIGLATIKKDIDDLYDYLKFVKLRKTKGFDDKEKLNLHAVFTGNPGTGKTKVALMLGKIYKNLGILSKGHVHEVDRADLIGEFIGQTGPKVKEAIKKARGGILFIDEAYALARKGDTEKDYGKEVIEIILKEMSDGKGDLAVIVAGYPEEMQYFVGSNPGLKSRFTRFFHFPDYSPTELLQIGNYHASKTDVDLDKDAEEFLYTKLVEAYRDRDKTFGNARYVNSIIDEAKMNMGLRVMNENPNIETLDNVALSTITTEDLKDIFYSKEYKIVDIPPDEELMRDSLAELNKLVGLNELKADVHEMVKLVRYFREIGKDVTRSFSLHTVFTGNPGTGKTTVARIMARIFRALGVLERGHLVEVDREELVAGYIGQTAIKTAEKIDAAMGGVLFIDEAYSLSNQYENDFGKEAIEIILKRMEDNRGKFVVICAGYTGEMENFLKTNPGLKSRFDRKFNFPDYSEEELFAIAKIILSGNELEFDNEAGEYFKKHISSLYSGRDKYFGNAREIRKSISETVKNQNLRLAEIPKVKRTAAMIKTVTIDDVKELDITIKEEKRMGF from the coding sequence ATGGCACAGAATACTGAAAATACAGGAAGTAAATTTAAGTTTAAATCCCTTAAAGTTCACAATACGAACGACTGGATACTTGGGAACAGGAAAAAATACAGGCAGGTATTTAATGCACGCGTAACAAAGTATATTTATGTTGAACTTGCAGTTTTTAACCTGCTTTTTACAAAAGAAGACTGGAATATCACGGTTAATTTTAAAGCATATGACCAGGCTAATAAGCTTTTATGTGATAATAAAGTTGAACACAGGGTAGATAAAGATACAGATACTGCTTATATACGTTATTCATGGGGTAAGCCTGAACCGGGAGCATACTGGAAAAAAGATAATTACAGATGGGAAGCATGGGTAGATGGAGTATTGCTTTCTACCGCATATTTTTATACAATTGATGAAGGCGAAGTTACAGATGAAGGTAATCCTTACTTTAATTTAACTTCAATAAAGCTTTATGAGAGTCCATTTGAAACGGTGCCTTTTGGTGAAAGAAAATACCTGAAGACCTTTAACTATAAAACAACAAGATACATGTGGGTAGAAATTGAAGGTGATAATCTTCAGTTCAATAAAGTGCCATGGATGGGTGAATTTATCATAAGAATAAGGGATAGTGCCGGAGATTATGCTGCTGAGATTTTTGACCTTTATAATTATAATAATAATATTTCAAAAGTAAGGTTCATGCGGGGATGGGGCAGTAAGGAGCCGGGAAGCTGGTACGAAGGTACCTATGTGGTTGAAGTTATATTTCTGGAAAAGGTTATAGGAGCAGTGAACGTTAACTTTGGAACTGAAGAAGAAATTGATCCTGATGCCGGAACATTCTATTTACCGGGTGAAGGAATGCCTTCTTTAAGTAAAAAAAGCACTGGTGCACCTGAAAAAGAGCTTACAGAAGCAGAGATCATGAAAGAAATAAACGAAATGATCGGGCTTGCGACGATTAAAAAAGATATTGATGACCTGTATGATTATCTGAAGTTCGTAAAGTTAAGGAAGACCAAAGGATTTGATGACAAGGAAAAGTTAAATCTACACGCTGTATTTACGGGTAATCCCGGCACGGGAAAAACCAAGGTAGCTTTAATGCTGGGTAAAATTTATAAAAACCTCGGCATACTTTCCAAAGGCCATGTTCACGAAGTTGACCGGGCTGACCTGATAGGTGAATTTATCGGGCAAACCGGACCGAAAGTTAAAGAGGCAATAAAAAAAGCCAGGGGAGGTATCTTATTCATAGATGAAGCTTATGCTCTTGCCAGAAAAGGCGATACTGAAAAGGATTACGGCAAGGAAGTTATAGAAATAATTTTAAAGGAAATGAGCGACGGTAAAGGAGATCTTGCAGTGATAGTTGCGGGATACCCGGAGGAAATGCAGTATTTTGTTGGTTCCAACCCGGGATTAAAATCCAGGTTTACACGTTTTTTCCATTTTCCTGATTATTCTCCGACTGAATTACTTCAAATAGGAAATTACCACGCATCCAAAACTGATGTTGACCTGGATAAAGATGCTGAAGAATTCCTGTACACAAAGCTTGTTGAAGCTTACAGGGATAGAGATAAAACTTTCGGGAATGCTAGGTATGTAAATTCCATAATTGATGAGGCCAAAATGAACATGGGGCTCAGGGTTATGAATGAAAATCCGAATATTGAAACCCTGGATAATGTTGCACTATCAACAATAACTACTGAAGACCTGAAAGATATTTTTTACAGCAAAGAATATAAAATTGTTGATATTCCGCCGGATGAAGAATTGATGAGAGATTCACTTGCTGAGTTGAATAAACTTGTTGGATTGAATGAATTGAAGGCTGATGTTCATGAAATGGTCAAGCTTGTGAGGTATTTCAGGGAAATTGGCAAGGATGTTACACGTTCATTTTCTCTTCATACGGTATTTACAGGAAATCCCGGAACAGGAAAAACTACAGTTGCCAGAATAATGGCGCGGATTTTCCGCGCTTTGGGTGTGCTTGAGCGCGGCCACCTTGTGGAAGTTGACAGGGAAGAGCTTGTTGCCGGGTACATAGGGCAAACAGCTATTAAAACCGCAGAGAAAATAGATGCCGCTATGGGCGGCGTATTGTTTATAGATGAGGCATATTCACTTTCAAACCAGTATGAAAATGATTTTGGCAAAGAAGCTATTGAAATTATCCTTAAACGGATGGAAGATAACCGGGGTAAATTTGTTGTAATATGCGCCGGGTACACAGGTGAAATGGAAAATTTCCTGAAAACAAACCCGGGTTTAAAATCAAGGTTTGACAGGAAATTCAATTTTCCTGATTACAGTGAGGAAGAATTATTTGCTATTGCAAAAATAATATTATCAGGCAATGAGCTGGAATTTGATAATGAAGCCGGTGAGTATTTTAAAAAACATATCAGCTCACTTTACAGCGGAAGGGATAAATATTTTGGTAATGCCAGGGAAATACGAAAATCGATAAGTGAAACTGTAAAAAACCAGAACTTAAGACTTGCTGAAATACCAAAAGTCAAAAGGACTGCAGCTATGATCAAAACTGTAACTATAGATGATGTAAAAGAACTTGATATAACCATTAAAGAAGAAAAAAGAATGGGTTTTTAA
- a CDS encoding T9SS type A sorting domain-containing protein has product MRKIIIQLLFFISVSNAQWVQQSSGTTVTLFDISMPGVSTTLVGWAVGLSGTILRTTNGGTNWIAVNSPTSNSLTSVHCFNSTSILAVGWNGTVIKTTNNGLDWTSNFIGSFDLESVSFINSTTGFICGKSGGIWKTTNGGNTWNGLVVNSLDNRECYFINSTTGYTCGPLINTQTASVKRTTSGGASWQQPVNVFGTLNSITFYGDQMGWSCGSLGNLARTTNGGVTWSTYAPINSAITLFDIYFSKPEELGNGTTGWIAADSGKIYVTSNSGVNWETQITPVNYPLYAVKVIGNTHGWAVGDNGTILRTTNGGVPIGIQTISSEIPVGYKLWQNYPNPFNPLTNIEFSIPKGNNVKLEIFDSEGKHIAEIVNGFYSAGTYKADFEAGNLASGIYFYSLQAGYFSETKKMILIK; this is encoded by the coding sequence ATGAGGAAAATAATTATTCAATTACTGTTTTTCATTTCTGTTTCAAATGCTCAATGGGTACAGCAATCAAGCGGAACAACTGTTACATTGTTTGATATTTCAATGCCGGGAGTCAGCACAACATTAGTTGGCTGGGCAGTTGGTTTAAGCGGAACAATTCTGCGCACAACAAATGGCGGTACAAACTGGATTGCGGTAAACAGTCCTACTTCTAATTCTTTAACATCAGTTCATTGCTTTAATTCCACGTCTATATTGGCAGTTGGCTGGAACGGAACTGTTATTAAAACAACCAACAATGGGCTTGACTGGACTTCCAATTTTATCGGATCATTTGACCTGGAATCAGTTAGTTTTATTAATTCCACTACCGGATTTATATGCGGTAAATCAGGGGGTATATGGAAGACAACTAATGGGGGGAACACATGGAACGGATTAGTTGTAAATTCTCTTGATAACCGTGAATGTTATTTTATCAATTCTACAACAGGCTATACATGCGGACCTTTGATAAATACTCAAACAGCTTCGGTAAAAAGAACAACCAGTGGCGGAGCTTCGTGGCAGCAGCCGGTGAACGTATTTGGCACATTAAACAGTATTACATTTTATGGTGATCAAATGGGCTGGAGCTGCGGAAGCCTGGGTAATTTAGCTAGAACAACAAACGGCGGTGTTACATGGAGTACATATGCACCGATAAATTCTGCGATCACTTTATTTGATATATATTTCAGCAAACCCGAAGAGCTGGGTAACGGCACTACCGGCTGGATAGCTGCTGATTCAGGTAAAATTTATGTAACATCGAACAGCGGGGTAAACTGGGAAACACAGATTACGCCGGTAAACTATCCTTTATATGCAGTAAAAGTAATAGGGAATACACATGGCTGGGCTGTTGGCGATAATGGAACTATTTTAAGAACTACTAACGGCGGTGTACCTATCGGAATTCAGACCATTTCTTCTGAAATACCGGTAGGGTATAAACTTTGGCAGAATTACCCGAACCCTTTTAACCCGTTGACAAATATTGAGTTTTCTATACCAAAAGGAAACAATGTTAAATTAGAAATATTTGATTCTGAAGGAAAACATATTGCTGAAATTGTGAATGGTTTTTATTCAGCCGGAACCTATAAAGCTGATTTCGAGGCTGGTAATCTGGCAAGCGGCATATACTTTTACAGTTTACAGGCAGGATATTTTTCTGAAACTAAAAAAATGATATTAATTAAATAA
- a CDS encoding T9SS type A sorting domain-containing protein yields MRKLIIILFAVSSIIKADWETVNSPVNFDINTVSFIYNQNTGYIGCLAGNIYKTTNGGTNWQFQNLAGGNGIDINDIYINPVNNNYVYAAGADGVIHKTTNGGNNWTFIDVGNPSITSIIFFDLLHGLAASYGTQMFITSNGGNNWSTVNTGLLSENYWDGCYTSNAVYFSASGGKIVKSTNGGVNWSIQSINENVAVYSLYFKDVNTGYAGTGNGKVYQTTNGGTNWFLLSVLNQPISINCITSNGFDIYLCGNSGSIYKRPGGGNTWYLQTTNFNSTLHDLCFTGEFTGYTVGVNGVIKKTTNGGNPIGIEPIAGNIPSEFSLLQNYPNPFNPVTKFEFSLPGSGHVEIIIYDAAGRIAEVLINEELKAGVYQAEWNGSGFSSGVYFYKIRTKEYTETRKMILVK; encoded by the coding sequence ATGAGGAAATTAATTATAATATTGTTTGCAGTATCATCAATTATAAAAGCTGACTGGGAAACAGTAAACTCTCCTGTTAATTTTGATATTAACACAGTTAGTTTTATTTATAACCAGAACACAGGTTATATAGGCTGCCTTGCAGGTAATATATATAAAACAACCAATGGCGGAACTAACTGGCAATTCCAAAATCTAGCCGGAGGCAATGGAATAGATATAAATGATATCTATATTAATCCGGTTAATAATAACTATGTATATGCTGCAGGAGCTGACGGAGTTATACATAAAACTACAAACGGCGGAAATAACTGGACATTTATTGATGTAGGCAATCCCAGTATCACATCAATAATATTCTTTGATTTGCTGCACGGACTTGCAGCTTCTTACGGAACGCAGATGTTCATAACATCTAACGGGGGGAACAACTGGAGTACAGTTAATACGGGTTTATTATCAGAAAATTACTGGGATGGATGTTATACATCTAACGCTGTTTACTTTTCCGCATCCGGGGGCAAGATAGTAAAATCAACCAATGGTGGAGTAAACTGGAGTATTCAATCAATTAATGAAAATGTGGCGGTATATTCACTGTATTTTAAAGATGTGAATACCGGTTATGCAGGTACAGGCAATGGTAAAGTATATCAAACAACAAATGGAGGGACTAACTGGTTTCTGCTTTCAGTGTTAAACCAGCCAATTAGCATTAACTGCATAACTTCAAACGGTTTTGATATTTATCTTTGCGGGAATTCCGGTTCAATTTATAAAAGACCTGGGGGAGGAAATACATGGTATTTGCAAACAACAAATTTCAATTCTACTTTACATGATTTATGCTTTACCGGTGAATTTACAGGTTATACTGTGGGAGTGAACGGAGTAATAAAAAAAACAACAAATGGGGGAAATCCAATAGGCATTGAACCGATTGCCGGGAATATCCCTTCGGAATTCTCACTATTGCAAAATTACCCAAATCCTTTTAATCCTGTTACAAAATTTGAATTTTCACTCCCCGGCAGCGGGCATGTTGAGATCATAATTTATGATGCAGCGGGAAGAATTGCAGAAGTACTGATTAATGAAGAATTAAAAGCAGGGGTTTACCAGGCGGAATGGAATGGTTCAGGATTCTCAAGCGGGGTTTATTTTTATAAGATAAGAACTAAAGAATATACTGAGACCAGAAAAATGATATTAGTTAAATAA
- a CDS encoding DUF4476 domain-containing protein, whose protein sequence is MKTTKILLFTLFFMIFAVNIFADGNWYLSSGTMFNYNSAFNKDFHEHCTCSCDACRNCKFNEPDKPVYYEEFYGMPMSARDFSEFKNLIAGRTFETTKYDMTKSVIDNNLFTTEQVRDILSWFVFESNKLDLAKYVFKNVVDRGNYYKLYDIFVFESNVVDLDNYIKNYR, encoded by the coding sequence ATGAAGACCACCAAAATTTTACTGTTTACTTTGTTTTTTATGATTTTTGCTGTAAATATTTTTGCAGATGGCAACTGGTATTTATCATCAGGAACAATGTTCAATTATAATTCCGCATTTAATAAAGATTTTCACGAGCATTGCACATGTAGCTGCGATGCATGCAGAAACTGTAAATTTAATGAACCTGACAAGCCTGTTTATTATGAAGAGTTTTACGGAATGCCGATGAGTGCAAGGGATTTTTCAGAATTTAAGAACCTAATAGCCGGCAGAACCTTTGAAACAACAAAATATGATATGACCAAGAGTGTAATAGATAACAACCTGTTTACAACTGAACAGGTACGGGATATCTTAAGCTGGTTTGTTTTTGAATCGAATAAATTAGATCTGGCGAAATATGTTTTTAAGAATGTTGTTGACAGGGGCAATTACTATAAACTGTATGATATTTTTGTGTTTGAATCCAACGTAGTGGACCTGGATAATTATATAAAAAATTACAGGTAA
- a CDS encoding DUF1543 domain-containing protein: MEKLKLFIVLLGGYNKGDLLESHNLFIGVGSDLESLKPQMKSSWPAATHLDAYMVLNHADGYDILVKEGKPPENASKEFPMLVIGNIGYYKEGHFTEFHKLMPFVLKDASDSINEKLKRDPDFSEGQALSEATRSHLDDKHVISAFDVDDVINVQKNIPGYIIELIPAEKPKENLLKLGYQFTDLKKM, translated from the coding sequence ATGGAAAAACTTAAATTATTTATTGTCCTCTTAGGAGGATACAACAAAGGCGACTTGCTGGAGTCCCACAACCTGTTTATCGGCGTTGGCAGTGATCTTGAATCATTGAAACCCCAAATGAAAAGTTCATGGCCTGCTGCAACGCATCTTGATGCTTATATGGTACTGAACCATGCAGATGGCTATGACATTTTGGTAAAAGAAGGTAAGCCACCGGAAAATGCTTCTAAAGAATTTCCAATGCTGGTCATTGGAAATATCGGCTATTATAAGGAAGGACATTTTACGGAATTCCATAAATTAATGCCGTTTGTTTTGAAAGATGCTTCTGACAGCATTAACGAAAAGCTGAAACGTGACCCGGATTTTTCGGAAGGACAGGCTCTAAGCGAAGCAACACGCTCTCATCTTGATGATAAACATGTCATTTCAGCATTTGATGTTGACGATGTAATAAATGTGCAGAAAAACATTCCCGGTTACATTATAGAGCTGATTCCAGCAGAAAAACCTAAGGAAAACCTGCTGAAGCTGGGTTACCAGTTTACCGATCTGAAGAAAATGTAG
- a CDS encoding HIT domain-containing protein produces the protein MEKLWSPWRSQYIDTFKEEPKQNLPGSLFTRILNENDDRKNYLLYRGKNAFIIMNLYPYNSGHLMIVPYKEAKDLTELDDETRLEMFSLLDLGMQALTEVMKPHGFNIGANLGRVAGAGIEDHLHFHIVPRWNGDTNFMPVLNDVKVISEEMGKTYEKLKVVIDALIKQ, from the coding sequence ATGGAAAAACTCTGGTCGCCTTGGCGCTCACAATACATTGATACTTTTAAAGAAGAGCCAAAACAAAATTTGCCCGGCTCTTTATTTACACGAATTTTGAATGAAAATGATGACAGGAAAAATTATCTCCTGTATCGCGGAAAAAATGCCTTCATTATAATGAACCTATACCCGTATAACAGCGGCCATTTAATGATAGTACCATATAAAGAAGCCAAAGATCTTACAGAGCTGGACGATGAAACACGGCTTGAAATGTTTTCTTTGCTTGATCTTGGAATGCAGGCTCTAACCGAGGTAATGAAACCTCATGGTTTTAATATCGGGGCTAATCTCGGAAGGGTTGCAGGGGCGGGAATTGAAGACCACCTGCATTTTCACATTGTCCCCCGCTGGAACGGCGACACCAACTTTATGCCTGTACTGAATGATGTTAAGGTAATTTCAGAAGAAATGGGAAAAACATATGAAAAGTTGAAGGTTGTAATTGATGCACTGATTAAACAATAA
- the fusA gene encoding elongation factor G produces MGNITPEKIRNVVIAGHGGSGKTILAESILYTSGTLNRLGKIEEGSTASDYSKDEISRKISINSSVLNTTWEDHKINIIDTPGYTDFTGSVKSSMRIMDTALIVVNASEGVEVGTEIAVNYAKEYGIEICFVVNKLDYEKSDFDSTLAQLRENYGSHVAELQFPVNQGFGFDSIVDVLKMKLLKFNPDGKGEYTEHDIPDALKEKANALHQELIEIVAEEDEELMSRFFDEGGTLTEEELIEGLSREIKAKKILPVLCTAGLTGIGVKPLTEFICKYCPSPLDAAPFMAKKTGGDDYVEVSPDPNGAPAVFVFKTLSEPHVGEMSFFRVLSGSVAAGMDLTNQNRNKVERLTQIFQMNGKNRKDMSTAVTGDIGAVVKLKDTHVNNTLTGKGLNVMIDPIIFPEALIEQALKSKQKGDEDKIASGLSHLHEEDPTFLFHFDPELGQTIISGQGELHLAIIIARLKEKYGVEVNIVQPRIPFRETIKGKIEDVEYKHKKQSGGHGQYGHVHLRLEPQKRGVGFEFANEVVGGAIPTKFIPAVEKGVVEALLKGPVAHYPVVDVKVTVHFGSYHDVDSSEMAFKIAGAQAFKKGFLEAKPVLLEPIYEIEVTVPESFMGDVMGDISSRRGKISGMDSSGKMQIIKAAVPLSELHDYATKLRSITQGRGIFKRRFSHYEEVPKEIEAKIVAESQKEQEEAH; encoded by the coding sequence TTGGGTAACATTACACCGGAAAAAATCAGGAACGTCGTAATTGCAGGACACGGCGGTTCCGGAAAAACAATACTGGCTGAATCAATTTTATATACCAGCGGCACGCTGAACAGGCTCGGGAAAATAGAAGAAGGCTCCACTGCCTCTGATTACAGCAAAGACGAAATTTCAAGAAAGATCTCCATAAATTCTTCAGTTTTAAACACTACTTGGGAAGACCATAAGATCAACATTATAGATACACCCGGATACACTGATTTTACCGGTTCGGTAAAATCTTCTATGCGTATCATGGATACTGCTTTGATCGTTGTAAACGCTTCAGAAGGCGTAGAAGTCGGAACTGAAATTGCCGTAAATTATGCAAAAGAATACGGCATTGAAATTTGTTTCGTTGTTAATAAGCTTGATTACGAAAAATCAGATTTTGACAGCACATTGGCTCAATTAAGGGAAAACTACGGAAGCCATGTTGCAGAGCTGCAGTTCCCGGTTAACCAGGGATTCGGTTTTGATAGTATTGTGGATGTTCTCAAAATGAAGCTGCTTAAGTTCAACCCTGACGGCAAAGGCGAATATACAGAACATGATATTCCCGATGCACTGAAAGAAAAAGCAAACGCTCTGCACCAGGAGCTTATTGAAATAGTTGCCGAAGAAGATGAAGAATTAATGAGCCGCTTTTTTGATGAAGGCGGAACACTTACAGAAGAAGAGCTTATAGAAGGCCTTTCAAGGGAAATAAAAGCTAAAAAAATATTACCGGTGCTTTGCACTGCGGGACTCACCGGCATTGGCGTAAAACCGTTGACTGAATTCATCTGTAAATACTGCCCCAGCCCGCTTGATGCAGCGCCGTTTATGGCTAAAAAAACAGGCGGTGATGACTATGTTGAAGTTTCGCCTGATCCGAACGGTGCGCCTGCTGTATTTGTTTTTAAAACCCTGAGCGAACCGCATGTTGGTGAAATGTCATTTTTCAGAGTGCTCTCAGGCAGTGTAGCTGCCGGTATGGACTTGACCAACCAGAACAGGAATAAAGTTGAGCGTTTAACACAGATTTTCCAGATGAACGGCAAGAACAGAAAAGATATGTCAACTGCCGTTACCGGTGATATTGGCGCTGTTGTTAAGTTAAAAGATACACATGTTAACAATACATTAACAGGCAAGGGTCTGAATGTTATGATTGATCCTATAATATTCCCTGAAGCATTGATAGAACAGGCTCTCAAATCTAAGCAAAAAGGTGATGAAGATAAGATCGCCTCCGGGCTTTCTCACCTGCACGAAGAAGACCCGACATTCCTTTTCCATTTTGATCCTGAGCTTGGGCAGACAATTATTTCCGGTCAGGGTGAGCTTCACCTGGCAATAATTATTGCAAGGCTCAAGGAAAAATACGGTGTTGAAGTAAACATTGTTCAGCCAAGAATACCTTTCAGGGAAACAATTAAAGGAAAAATTGAGGATGTTGAATACAAGCACAAAAAACAATCCGGCGGACACGGCCAATACGGTCACGTTCATTTAAGGCTTGAACCTCAAAAACGCGGCGTTGGATTTGAATTCGCCAATGAAGTTGTTGGCGGAGCAATTCCTACAAAATTCATTCCCGCAGTTGAAAAAGGTGTTGTTGAAGCATTATTGAAAGGTCCCGTAGCGCACTATCCGGTTGTTGATGTAAAGGTAACCGTTCATTTTGGCTCATACCATGATGTTGACTCCTCAGAAATGGCATTTAAAATTGCCGGCGCACAGGCGTTTAAAAAAGGATTCCTTGAAGCCAAACCTGTACTGCTTGAACCCATTTATGAAATTGAAGTTACTGTTCCGGAATCATTCATGGGTGACGTAATGGGCGATATTTCATCCCGCAGGGGCAAGATATCAGGCATGGATTCCAGCGGTAAAATGCAGATAATTAAAGCGGCTGTTCCGCTATCTGAGCTTCATGATTATGCTACAAAGCTACGTTCAATTACCCAGGGCCGCGGTATATTCAAACGCCGCTTTTCACATTACGAAGAAGTGCCCAAAGAAATTGAAGCAAAAATTGTGGCAGAATCCCAGAAAGAACAGGAAGAAGCTCATTAA